From one Lotus japonicus ecotype B-129 chromosome 3, LjGifu_v1.2 genomic stretch:
- the LOC130743822 gene encoding L10-interacting MYB domain-containing protein-like produces the protein MDTNLKEGVSNSESSQKNAKLIPYTTKVLLDLCMDEIRKSGKPGISFKSKKWEEIRDEFEKRTTNNYLQKQLRNRMDSLRIDWLAWKQLRGKETGLGWNNQTGTFDADSAWWDAKIRVSIVNIIYICQ, from the coding sequence ATGGATACCAATTTGAAAGAAGGTGTGAGTAATTCTGAATCTAGTCAGAAAAATGCAAAGTTGATACCATACACTACCAAAGTTTTACTTGATCTTTGTATGGATGAGATTCGTAAGAGTGGAAAACCAGGCATATCATTTAAAAGTAAGAAATGGGAAGAAATACGTGATGAGTTTGAAAAACGCACCACTAATAACTATCTTCAAAAGCAATTGAGGAATAGGATGGATAGTTTGAGAATTGATTGGCTTGCTTGGAAACAACTACGGGGTAAAGAAACAGGCTTGGGATGGAATAATCAGACAGGAACTTTTGATGCTGATTCTGCATGGTGGGATGCTAAGATAAGAGTGAGTATTGTGAATATCATTTACATTTGTCAGTAA
- the LOC130748256 gene encoding uncharacterized protein LOC130748256 codes for MSRPMLLVFLLIILIITSQFEWKQPLVADVDSNPNVSQKQRQISKPEETVKEKIILVQEKNIRRLNELVRHLQEQLQQCRGSNGTTNGTSSSLTERILELERQQILED; via the exons ATGTCGAGGCCTATGCTGCTTGTCTTCTTGCTGATTATACTTATAATCACCTCACAGTTTGAGTGGAAACAACCGCTTGTGGCCGATGTCGATTCCAATCCAAATGTTTCCCAAAAGCAGCGTCAGATTTCCAAGCCCGAAGAAACTGTAAAGGAGAAG ATTATTTTAGTGCAAGAGAAGAATATTCGAAGACTGAATGAGCTCGTGCGGCATCTCCAGGAACAACTGCAGCAGTGTAGAGGAAGCAATGGAACTACAAACGGCACTTCAAGCTCTTTAACTGAGCGGATTCTTGAGCTTGAGCGACAACAAATATTAGAGGATTGA
- the LOC130748255 gene encoding uncharacterized protein LOC130748255, with the protein MVMHENPKYGKFRYQGLEFHDELDFIFGEAVATSQDAWTPAMSVPIETCPENATPNMPHEVIESDNDDFNLEGDYSPVENTQPKKKRKVSQDNKNKVTMSKGKAGTATAMRKSLERLVEAAENHNEAEKEEIPATSHVRGQYSIPECIQVLKSLKEERRLDRRQYSYALELLRDYQNRVILMSLTDSTADLVD; encoded by the coding sequence ATGGTTATGCATGAGAATCCAAAATATGGGAAATTTAGATATCAAGGATTGGAATTCCATGATGAATTGGATTTCATTTTTGGAGAGGCAGTGGCAACAAGTCAAGATGCATGGACACCAGCTATGAGTGTACCAATTGAAACATGTCCCGAAAATGCTACTCCAAATATGCCACATGAAGTTATTGAATCTGATAATGATGATTTTAATCTTGAAGGTGATTATAGTCCAGTGGAAAACACTCaacccaaaaagaaaagaaaggtatCACAAGATAACAAGAACAAAGTGACAATGAGCAAGGGTAAAGCTGGGACTGCAACAGCTATGAGAAAAAGTTTAGAGCGCTTAGTTGAAGCAGCAGAGAATCACaatgaagctgaaaaagaagaaattccTGCCACATCTCATGTCCGTGGCCAATACTCCATCCCGGAATGCATTCAAGTCTTGAAAAGTCTAAAGGAGGAAAGACGTTTGGATAGACGACAATATAGCTATGCATTAGAATTACTTAGAGATTATCAAAATAGAGTCATTCTTATGTCCTTAACAGATTCAACGGCTGATTTGGTAGATTGA
- the LOC130748254 gene encoding uncharacterized protein LOC130748254 has product MESHAILKLEELLVSRGWLHPSKEMTSLEALAMFLWICAHSETNRTVQNKIGKSGETVSRKFGEVLDSLCLLAKEIVKPPDVNFVEIPTKVKDDRRFWPYFEGCIGAIDGTHIPAIVSSKDQVRFIGRKEYPTQNVMLVCNFDMLFTFVVVGWSGTAHDTRILSSTIEEMKNVFPHPPEGKYYLDAGYPNMKGYLAPYKGER; this is encoded by the exons ATGGAGTCTCATGCTATATTGAAACTTGAAGAGTTATTGGTGAGTAGGGGTTGGTTACATCCATCTAAGGAAATGACATCCTTGGAGGCACTTGCTATGTTTCTTTGGATTTGTGCACATAGTGAGACAAATAGGACTGTACAAAATAAAATTGGAAAGTCAGGAGAGACGGTAAGTAGGAAGTTTGGTGAAGTTCTAGATAGTTTATGTTTATTAGCAAAGGAAATTGTAAAGCCTCCAGATGTTAACTTTGTTGAAATTCCAACTAAAGTTAAAGATGATAGAAGATTTTGGCCTTACTTTGAAGGATGCATTGGTGCTATAGATGGAACACATATACCTGCCATTGTTTCATCCAAAGATCAAGTTCGCTTCATCGGTAGAAAGGAATATCCAACACAAAATGTCATGTTAGTGTGCAACTTTGACATGCTAttcacttttgttgttgttggttggTCTGGTACTGCACATGACACACGCATCCTTTCATCGACGATTGAAGAAATGAAAAATGTGTTTCCTCACCCTCCTGAAG GAAAGTACTATCTTGATGCTGGATATCCAAACATGAAAGGTTATCTAGCACCATACAAGGGTGAAAGATAA